One genomic region from Ovis canadensis isolate MfBH-ARS-UI-01 breed Bighorn chromosome 24, ARS-UI_OviCan_v2, whole genome shotgun sequence encodes:
- the GIGYF1 gene encoding GRB10-interacting GYF protein 1 isoform X16, which produces MAAETLNFGPEWLRALSSGGSVASPPPSPAMPKYKLADYRYGREEMLALYVKESKVPDELQDKEFAALLQEEPLQPLALEPLTEEEQRNFSLSVNSVAVLRLMGKGAGPPLGGASRGRGSTRSRGRGRGDSCFYQRSIEEGDGAFGRNPREIQRSQSWDDRGERRFEKSARRDGARSGFDEGGAGPRKEHARSDSENWRSLREEQEEEEEGSWRLGAGPRRDGDRWRSASPDGGPRSAGWREHGDRRRKFEFDLRGDRGGCGEEEGRGGGASSHLRRCRGPDGFDDDKDGLPEWCLDDEDEEMGTFDASGAFLPLKKGPKEPIPEEQELDFQGLEEEEEEPSEGLDEEGPEAGGKELTPLPPQEEKSSSPSPLPTLGPLWGANGEGDDPVEKDLPAAEGDDMRGMQLSPGAGSPPGPPDLEDDEGLKHLQQEAEKLVASLQDSSLEEEQFTAAIQAQGLRHSAAATALPLSHGAARKWFYKDPQGEIQGPFTTQEMAEWFQAGYFSMALLVKRGCDEGFQPLGEVIKMWGRVPFAPGPSPPPLLERLKKQQELAAAALYQQLQHQQFLQLAGSRQLPQCMLREKAALGDLPPPQQQQLTAFLQQLQALKPPRGGDQNLLPTMNRSLSVPDSGPLWDIHTSASPQSGGEASLWDIPINSSTQGPILEQLQLQHKFQERREVELRAKREEEERKRREEKRRQQQQQQEEQKRRQEEEELFRRKQVRQQELLLKLLQQQQAVATVPVPPAPSSPPPLWAGLAKQGLSMKTLLELQLEGERHLHKQPPPREPSRAQAPNHRVQGGGLGSAPLSQWVSEAGPLWAGPDKSGGSSGLGLWEDTLKSSGSLARSLGLKNSRSSPSLSDSYSHLSGRPVRKKTEEEEKLLKLLQGIPRPQDGFTQWCEQMLHTLSTTGSLDVPMAVAILKEVESPYDVHDYIRSCLGDTLEAKEFAKQFLERRAKQKASQQRQQQQEAWLSSGSLQTAFQTNHSTKLGPGEGSKAKRRALMLHSDPSILGYSLHGPSGEIESVDDY; this is translated from the exons ATGGCAGCGGAGACCCTCAACTTTGGGCCTGAGTG GCTGAGGGCTCTTTCCAGTGGTGGCAGTGTGGCCTCCCCACCCCCGTCCCCTGCCATGCCCAAGTACAAGCTGGCCGACTATCGCTACGGGCGTGAGGAGATGCTGGCCCTCTATGTCAAGGAGAGCAAG GTCCCCGACGAGCTGCAGGACAAGGAGTTTGCTGCCTTGCTGCAGGAGGAGCCGCTGCAGCCCCTTGCGCTGGAGCCGCTGACGGAGGAGGAGCAG AGAAACTTCTCCCTGTCAGTGAACAGCGTGGCCGTGCTGAGGCTGATGGGGAAAGGGGCTGGGCCCCCTCTAGGTGGCGCCTCCCGTGGCAGGGGCAGCACACGGAGCCGAG GCCGTGGCCGCGGTGACAGTTGCTTTTACCAAAGAAGCATTGAAGAAGGTGATGGGGCCTTTGGCCGAAACCCCCGGGAGATCCAGCGTAGCCAGAGTTGGGATGACAG aggcGAGAGGCGGTTTGAGAAATCGGCCAGGAGGGATGGAG CACGCTCCGGGTTTGATGAGGGAGGGGCTGGCCCGAGGAAGGAGCATGCCCGCTCAGATAGCGAAAACTGGCGTTCTCTCCGAGAGgagcaagaggaagaagaggaaggcagCTGGAGACTCGGGGCAGGACCCCGGCGAGACGGTGACCGATGGCGCTCCGCCAGCCCTG ATGGTGGCCCCCGCTCTGCTGGCTGGCGGGAACATGGGGACCGGCGTCGCAAGTTTGAATTTGATTTGCGAGGGGATCGAGGAGGGTGTGGTGAAgaggaggggcggggtgggggggccagTTCTCACCTCCGGAGGTGCCGGGGGCCTGACGGCTTCGATGATGACAAGGATGGGCTCCCGGAGTGGTGCCTGGACGATGAGGATGAAGAAATGGGCACCTTCGATGCCTCCGGGGCCTTCCTCCCTCTCAAG AAGGGCCCGAAGGAGCCTATTCCTGAGGAGCAGGAGCTCGACTTCCAGggcctggaggaagaggaggaagaacctTCCGAAGGGCTGGACGAGGAGGGGCCGGAGGCGG GTGGGAAGGAACTGACCCCACTGCCTCCTCAGGAGGAGAAGTCCAGCTCCCCATCCCCACTGCCCACCTTGGGCCCACTCTGGGGAGCTAACGGGGAAGGCGATGACCCGGTGGAGAAAGACCTGCCTGCAGCTGAAG GAGATGACATGAGGGGAATGCAGCTAAGTCCTGGGGCGGGCTCACCCCCCGGCCCACCAGACCTGGAAGATGATGAAGGCTTGAAGCACCTGCAGCAg GAGGCGGAGAAGCTCGTGGCCTCCCTGCAGGacagctccctggaggaggagcagtTCACGGCCGCCATCCAGGCCCAGGGCCTGCGCCACTCTGCAGCCGCCACTGCCCTCCCCCTCAGCCACGGTGCAGCCCGGAAGTGGTTCTACAAGGACCCGCAGGGCGAGATCCAAG GCCCCTTCACGACCCAGGAGATGGCGGAGTGGTTCCAGGCGGGCTACTTCTCCATGGCTCTGCTGGTGAAGCGGGGCTGTGATGAGGGCTTCCAGCCTCTGGGTGAGGTGATCAAGATGTGGGGTCGCGTACCCTTCGCCCCCGGGCCCTCACCTCCCCCGCTGCTG GAGCGGCTGAAGAAGCAACAGGAGCTGGCAGCAGCCGCCTTGTACCAGCAGCTGCAGCACCAGCAGTTTCTTCAGCTGGCCGGCAG CCGCCAGCTCCCGCAGTGCATGCTCCGGGAAAAGGCAGCTCTGGGAGACCTGCCGccaccacagcagcagcagctcaccgCGTTCCTGCAGCAGCTCCAAGCTCTCAAACCCCCCAG GGGCGGGGACCAGAACTTGCTCCCGACGATGAACCGGTCCTTGTCGGTGCCAGACTCGGGTCCCCTCTGGGACATACATACCTCAGCCTCACCACAGTCAG GTGGTGAGGCCAGTCTTTGGGACATACCAATTAACTCTTCGACTCAGGGTCCAATTCTAGAACAACTCCAGCTGCAACACAAA TTCCAGGAGCGCAGAGAAGTGGAGCTCAGGGCGAagcgggaggaggaggagcgcAAGCGCCGGGAGGAGAAGCgccgccagcagcagcagcagcaggaagagcaGAAGCGgcggcaggaggaagaggagctgTTCCGGCGCAAGCAG GTGCGGCAGCAGGAgctgctgctgaagctgctgcagcagcagcaggcagtagCCACTGTCCCCGTGCCTCCTGCGCCCAGCTCCCCGCCCCCGCTGTGGGCCGGCCTGGCCAAGCAGGGCCTGTCCATGAAGACGCTGCTGGAGCTGCAGCTGGAGGGCGAGCGGCACCTGCACAAGCAGCCCCCGCCTCGGGAGCCATCGCGGGCTCAGGCCCCCAACCACCGCGTG CAGGGCGGGGGCCTGGGCTCCGCCCCCCTGAGCCAGTGGGTATCTGAGGCCGGGCCACTGTGGGCCGGGCCCGACAAGAGCGGGGGCAGCAGCGGCCTGGGACTCTGGGAAGACACCCTCAAGAGCAGCGGGAGCCTGGCCCGGAGCCTGGGCCTGAAGAACAGCCGCAGCAGCCCCTCTCTCAG TGACTCGTACAGCCACTTGTCTGGTCGGCCTGTGCGCAAAaagacagaggaggaagagaagctgCTGAAGCTGCTGCAGGGCATCCCCCGGCCCCAGGATGGCTTCACCCAGTGGTGTGAGCAGATGCTGCACACGCTGAGCACCACGGGCAGCCTGGACG TGCCCATGGCTGTAGCGATCCTCAAGGAGGTGGAATCCCCCTATGACGTCCACGACTATATCCGTTCCTGCCTGGGGGACACGCTGGAAGCCAAAGAATTTGCCAAACAATTCCTGGAGCGGAGGGCCAAGCAGAAGGCCAgccagcagcggcagcagcagcag GAGGCTTGGCTGAGCAGCGGCTCCCTGCAGACAGCCTTTCAGACCAACCACAGCACCAAGCTCGGCCCCGGAGAGGGCAGCAAGGCCAAGAGGCGGGCGCTGATGCTGCACTCGGACCCCAGCATCTTGG GGTACTCCCTGCACGGACCTTCTGGTGAGATCGAGAGCGTGGATGACTACTGA
- the GIGYF1 gene encoding GRB10-interacting GYF protein 1 isoform X12: MAAETLNFGPEWLRALSSGGSVASPPPSPAMPKYKLADYRYGREEMLALYVKESKVPDELQDKEFAALLQEEPLQPLALEPLTEEEQRNFSLSVNSVAVLRLMGKGAGPPLGGASRGRGSTRSRGRGRGDSCFYQRSIEEGDGAFGRNPREIQRSQSWDDRGERRFEKSARRDGARSGFDEGGAGPRKEHARSDSENWRSLREEQEEEEEGSWRLGAGPRRDGDRWRSASPDGGPRSAGWREHGDRRRKFEFDLRGDRGGCGEEEGRGGGASSHLRRCRGPDGFDDDKDGLPEWCLDDEDEEMGTFDASGAFLPLKKGPKEPIPEEQELDFQGLEEEEEEPSEGLDEEGPEAGGKELTPLPPQEEKSSSPSPLPTLGPLWGANGEGDDPVEKDLPAAEGDDMRGMQLSPGAGSPPGPPDLEDDEGLKHLQQEAEKLVASLQDSSLEEEQFTAAIQAQGLRHSAAATALPLSHGAARKWFYKDPQGEIQGPFTTQEMAEWFQAGYFSMALLVKRGCDEGFQPLGEVIKMWGRVPFAPGPSPPPLLGNMDQERLKKQQELAAAALYQQLQHQQFLQLAGSRQLPQCMLREKAALGDLPPPQQQQLTAFLQQLQALKPPRGGDQNLLPTMNRSLSVPDSGPLWDIHTSASPQSGGEASLWDIPINSSTQGPILEQLQLQHKFQERREVELRAKREEEERKRREEKRRQQQQQQEEQKRRQEEEELFRRKQVRQQELLLKLLQQQQAVATVPVPPAPSSPPPLWAGLAKQGLSMKTLLELQLEGERHLHKQPPPREPSRAQAPNHRVQGGGLGSAPLSQWVSEAGPLWAGPDKSGGSSGLGLWEDTLKSSGSLARSLGLKNSRSSPSLSDSYSHLSGRPVRKKTEEEEKLLKLLQGIPRPQDGFTQWCEQMLHTLSTTGSLDVPMAVAILKEVESPYDVHDYIRSCLGDTLEAKEFAKQFLERRAKQKASQQRQQQQVRFHRALAGAGEGAPSPRPLSFLSVALQEAWLSSGSLQTAFQTNHSTKLGPGEGSKAKRRALMLHSDPSILGYSLHGPSGEIESVDDY, translated from the exons ATGGCAGCGGAGACCCTCAACTTTGGGCCTGAGTG GCTGAGGGCTCTTTCCAGTGGTGGCAGTGTGGCCTCCCCACCCCCGTCCCCTGCCATGCCCAAGTACAAGCTGGCCGACTATCGCTACGGGCGTGAGGAGATGCTGGCCCTCTATGTCAAGGAGAGCAAG GTCCCCGACGAGCTGCAGGACAAGGAGTTTGCTGCCTTGCTGCAGGAGGAGCCGCTGCAGCCCCTTGCGCTGGAGCCGCTGACGGAGGAGGAGCAG AGAAACTTCTCCCTGTCAGTGAACAGCGTGGCCGTGCTGAGGCTGATGGGGAAAGGGGCTGGGCCCCCTCTAGGTGGCGCCTCCCGTGGCAGGGGCAGCACACGGAGCCGAG GCCGTGGCCGCGGTGACAGTTGCTTTTACCAAAGAAGCATTGAAGAAGGTGATGGGGCCTTTGGCCGAAACCCCCGGGAGATCCAGCGTAGCCAGAGTTGGGATGACAG aggcGAGAGGCGGTTTGAGAAATCGGCCAGGAGGGATGGAG CACGCTCCGGGTTTGATGAGGGAGGGGCTGGCCCGAGGAAGGAGCATGCCCGCTCAGATAGCGAAAACTGGCGTTCTCTCCGAGAGgagcaagaggaagaagaggaaggcagCTGGAGACTCGGGGCAGGACCCCGGCGAGACGGTGACCGATGGCGCTCCGCCAGCCCTG ATGGTGGCCCCCGCTCTGCTGGCTGGCGGGAACATGGGGACCGGCGTCGCAAGTTTGAATTTGATTTGCGAGGGGATCGAGGAGGGTGTGGTGAAgaggaggggcggggtgggggggccagTTCTCACCTCCGGAGGTGCCGGGGGCCTGACGGCTTCGATGATGACAAGGATGGGCTCCCGGAGTGGTGCCTGGACGATGAGGATGAAGAAATGGGCACCTTCGATGCCTCCGGGGCCTTCCTCCCTCTCAAG AAGGGCCCGAAGGAGCCTATTCCTGAGGAGCAGGAGCTCGACTTCCAGggcctggaggaagaggaggaagaacctTCCGAAGGGCTGGACGAGGAGGGGCCGGAGGCGG GTGGGAAGGAACTGACCCCACTGCCTCCTCAGGAGGAGAAGTCCAGCTCCCCATCCCCACTGCCCACCTTGGGCCCACTCTGGGGAGCTAACGGGGAAGGCGATGACCCGGTGGAGAAAGACCTGCCTGCAGCTGAAG GAGATGACATGAGGGGAATGCAGCTAAGTCCTGGGGCGGGCTCACCCCCCGGCCCACCAGACCTGGAAGATGATGAAGGCTTGAAGCACCTGCAGCAg GAGGCGGAGAAGCTCGTGGCCTCCCTGCAGGacagctccctggaggaggagcagtTCACGGCCGCCATCCAGGCCCAGGGCCTGCGCCACTCTGCAGCCGCCACTGCCCTCCCCCTCAGCCACGGTGCAGCCCGGAAGTGGTTCTACAAGGACCCGCAGGGCGAGATCCAAG GCCCCTTCACGACCCAGGAGATGGCGGAGTGGTTCCAGGCGGGCTACTTCTCCATGGCTCTGCTGGTGAAGCGGGGCTGTGATGAGGGCTTCCAGCCTCTGGGTGAGGTGATCAAGATGTGGGGTCGCGTACCCTTCGCCCCCGGGCCCTCACCTCCCCCGCTGCTG GGGAACATGGACCAGGAGCGGCTGAAGAAGCAACAGGAGCTGGCAGCAGCCGCCTTGTACCAGCAGCTGCAGCACCAGCAGTTTCTTCAGCTGGCCGGCAG CCGCCAGCTCCCGCAGTGCATGCTCCGGGAAAAGGCAGCTCTGGGAGACCTGCCGccaccacagcagcagcagctcaccgCGTTCCTGCAGCAGCTCCAAGCTCTCAAACCCCCCAG GGGCGGGGACCAGAACTTGCTCCCGACGATGAACCGGTCCTTGTCGGTGCCAGACTCGGGTCCCCTCTGGGACATACATACCTCAGCCTCACCACAGTCAG GTGGTGAGGCCAGTCTTTGGGACATACCAATTAACTCTTCGACTCAGGGTCCAATTCTAGAACAACTCCAGCTGCAACACAAA TTCCAGGAGCGCAGAGAAGTGGAGCTCAGGGCGAagcgggaggaggaggagcgcAAGCGCCGGGAGGAGAAGCgccgccagcagcagcagcagcaggaagagcaGAAGCGgcggcaggaggaagaggagctgTTCCGGCGCAAGCAG GTGCGGCAGCAGGAgctgctgctgaagctgctgcagcagcagcaggcagtagCCACTGTCCCCGTGCCTCCTGCGCCCAGCTCCCCGCCCCCGCTGTGGGCCGGCCTGGCCAAGCAGGGCCTGTCCATGAAGACGCTGCTGGAGCTGCAGCTGGAGGGCGAGCGGCACCTGCACAAGCAGCCCCCGCCTCGGGAGCCATCGCGGGCTCAGGCCCCCAACCACCGCGTG CAGGGCGGGGGCCTGGGCTCCGCCCCCCTGAGCCAGTGGGTATCTGAGGCCGGGCCACTGTGGGCCGGGCCCGACAAGAGCGGGGGCAGCAGCGGCCTGGGACTCTGGGAAGACACCCTCAAGAGCAGCGGGAGCCTGGCCCGGAGCCTGGGCCTGAAGAACAGCCGCAGCAGCCCCTCTCTCAG TGACTCGTACAGCCACTTGTCTGGTCGGCCTGTGCGCAAAaagacagaggaggaagagaagctgCTGAAGCTGCTGCAGGGCATCCCCCGGCCCCAGGATGGCTTCACCCAGTGGTGTGAGCAGATGCTGCACACGCTGAGCACCACGGGCAGCCTGGACG TGCCCATGGCTGTAGCGATCCTCAAGGAGGTGGAATCCCCCTATGACGTCCACGACTATATCCGTTCCTGCCTGGGGGACACGCTGGAAGCCAAAGAATTTGCCAAACAATTCCTGGAGCGGAGGGCCAAGCAGAAGGCCAgccagcagcggcagcagcagcaggtgcggTTCCACAGAGCCCTGGCTGGAGCGGGTGAGGGCGCCCCGAGTCCCCGacccctctctttcctctctgttgCCTTGCAGGAGGCTTGGCTGAGCAGCGGCTCCCTGCAGACAGCCTTTCAGACCAACCACAGCACCAAGCTCGGCCCCGGAGAGGGCAGCAAGGCCAAGAGGCGGGCGCTGATGCTGCACTCGGACCCCAGCATCTTGG GGTACTCCCTGCACGGACCTTCTGGTGAGATCGAGAGCGTGGATGACTACTGA
- the GIGYF1 gene encoding GRB10-interacting GYF protein 1 isoform X10, producing MAAETLNFGPEWLRALSSGGSVASPPPSPAMPKYKLADYRYGREEMLALYVKESKVPDELQDKEFAALLQEEPLQPLALEPLTEEEQRNFSLSVNSVAVLRLMGKGAGPPLGGASRGRGSTRSRGRGRGDSCFYQRSIEEGDGAFGRNPREIQRSQSWDDRGERRFEKSARRDGARSGFDEGGAGPRKEHARSDSENWRSLREEQEEEEEGSWRLGAGPRRDGDRWRSASPDGGPRSAGWREHGDRRRKFEFDLRGDRGGCGEEEGRGGGASSHLRRCRGPDGFDDDKDGLPEWCLDDEDEEMGTFDASGAFLPLKKGPKEPIPEEQELDFQGLEEEEEEPSEGLDEEGPEAGGKELTPLPPQEEKSSSPSPLPTLGPLWGANGEGDDPVEKDLPAAEGDDMRGMQLSPGAGSPPGPPDLEDDEGLKHLQQEAEKLVASLQDSSLEEEQFTAAIQAQGLRHSAAATALPLSHGAARKWFYKDPQGEIQGPFTTQEMAEWFQAGYFSMALLVKRGCDEGFQPLGEVIKMWGRVPFAPGPSPPPLLVSVPALAWNREGRQEPGRGKRWVQSQTGAKPRGRCGLTQGNMDQERLKKQQELAAAALYQQLQHQQFLQLAGSRQLPQCMLREKAALGDLPPPQQQQLTAFLQQLQALKPPRGGDQNLLPTMNRSLSVPDSGPLWDIHTSASPQSGGEASLWDIPINSSTQGPILEQLQLQHKFQERREVELRAKREEEERKRREEKRRQQQQQQEEQKRRQEEEELFRRKQVRQQELLLKLLQQQQAVATVPVPPAPSSPPPLWAGLAKQGLSMKTLLELQLEGERHLHKQPPPREPSRAQAPNHRVQGGGLGSAPLSQWVSEAGPLWAGPDKSGGSSGLGLWEDTLKSSGSLARSLGLKNSRSSPSLSDSYSHLSGRPVRKKTEEEEKLLKLLQGIPRPQDGFTQWCEQMLHTLSTTGSLDVPMAVAILKEVESPYDVHDYIRSCLGDTLEAKEFAKQFLERRAKQKASQQRQQQQEAWLSSGSLQTAFQTNHSTKLGPGEGSKAKRRALMLHSDPSILGYSLHGPSGEIESVDDY from the exons ATGGCAGCGGAGACCCTCAACTTTGGGCCTGAGTG GCTGAGGGCTCTTTCCAGTGGTGGCAGTGTGGCCTCCCCACCCCCGTCCCCTGCCATGCCCAAGTACAAGCTGGCCGACTATCGCTACGGGCGTGAGGAGATGCTGGCCCTCTATGTCAAGGAGAGCAAG GTCCCCGACGAGCTGCAGGACAAGGAGTTTGCTGCCTTGCTGCAGGAGGAGCCGCTGCAGCCCCTTGCGCTGGAGCCGCTGACGGAGGAGGAGCAG AGAAACTTCTCCCTGTCAGTGAACAGCGTGGCCGTGCTGAGGCTGATGGGGAAAGGGGCTGGGCCCCCTCTAGGTGGCGCCTCCCGTGGCAGGGGCAGCACACGGAGCCGAG GCCGTGGCCGCGGTGACAGTTGCTTTTACCAAAGAAGCATTGAAGAAGGTGATGGGGCCTTTGGCCGAAACCCCCGGGAGATCCAGCGTAGCCAGAGTTGGGATGACAG aggcGAGAGGCGGTTTGAGAAATCGGCCAGGAGGGATGGAG CACGCTCCGGGTTTGATGAGGGAGGGGCTGGCCCGAGGAAGGAGCATGCCCGCTCAGATAGCGAAAACTGGCGTTCTCTCCGAGAGgagcaagaggaagaagaggaaggcagCTGGAGACTCGGGGCAGGACCCCGGCGAGACGGTGACCGATGGCGCTCCGCCAGCCCTG ATGGTGGCCCCCGCTCTGCTGGCTGGCGGGAACATGGGGACCGGCGTCGCAAGTTTGAATTTGATTTGCGAGGGGATCGAGGAGGGTGTGGTGAAgaggaggggcggggtgggggggccagTTCTCACCTCCGGAGGTGCCGGGGGCCTGACGGCTTCGATGATGACAAGGATGGGCTCCCGGAGTGGTGCCTGGACGATGAGGATGAAGAAATGGGCACCTTCGATGCCTCCGGGGCCTTCCTCCCTCTCAAG AAGGGCCCGAAGGAGCCTATTCCTGAGGAGCAGGAGCTCGACTTCCAGggcctggaggaagaggaggaagaacctTCCGAAGGGCTGGACGAGGAGGGGCCGGAGGCGG GTGGGAAGGAACTGACCCCACTGCCTCCTCAGGAGGAGAAGTCCAGCTCCCCATCCCCACTGCCCACCTTGGGCCCACTCTGGGGAGCTAACGGGGAAGGCGATGACCCGGTGGAGAAAGACCTGCCTGCAGCTGAAG GAGATGACATGAGGGGAATGCAGCTAAGTCCTGGGGCGGGCTCACCCCCCGGCCCACCAGACCTGGAAGATGATGAAGGCTTGAAGCACCTGCAGCAg GAGGCGGAGAAGCTCGTGGCCTCCCTGCAGGacagctccctggaggaggagcagtTCACGGCCGCCATCCAGGCCCAGGGCCTGCGCCACTCTGCAGCCGCCACTGCCCTCCCCCTCAGCCACGGTGCAGCCCGGAAGTGGTTCTACAAGGACCCGCAGGGCGAGATCCAAG GCCCCTTCACGACCCAGGAGATGGCGGAGTGGTTCCAGGCGGGCTACTTCTCCATGGCTCTGCTGGTGAAGCGGGGCTGTGATGAGGGCTTCCAGCCTCTGGGTGAGGTGATCAAGATGTGGGGTCGCGTACCCTTCGCCCCCGGGCCCTCACCTCCCCCGCTGCTGGTGAGTGTACCCGCTTTGGCGTGGaacagggaagggaggcaggagcCCGGCAGAGGGAAGCGGTGGGTGCAGAGCCAGACGGGGGCAAAGCCACGGGGACGCTGTGGCCTCACTCAGGGGAACATGGACCAGGAGCGGCTGAAGAAGCAACAGGAGCTGGCAGCAGCCGCCTTGTACCAGCAGCTGCAGCACCAGCAGTTTCTTCAGCTGGCCGGCAG CCGCCAGCTCCCGCAGTGCATGCTCCGGGAAAAGGCAGCTCTGGGAGACCTGCCGccaccacagcagcagcagctcaccgCGTTCCTGCAGCAGCTCCAAGCTCTCAAACCCCCCAG GGGCGGGGACCAGAACTTGCTCCCGACGATGAACCGGTCCTTGTCGGTGCCAGACTCGGGTCCCCTCTGGGACATACATACCTCAGCCTCACCACAGTCAG GTGGTGAGGCCAGTCTTTGGGACATACCAATTAACTCTTCGACTCAGGGTCCAATTCTAGAACAACTCCAGCTGCAACACAAA TTCCAGGAGCGCAGAGAAGTGGAGCTCAGGGCGAagcgggaggaggaggagcgcAAGCGCCGGGAGGAGAAGCgccgccagcagcagcagcagcaggaagagcaGAAGCGgcggcaggaggaagaggagctgTTCCGGCGCAAGCAG GTGCGGCAGCAGGAgctgctgctgaagctgctgcagcagcagcaggcagtagCCACTGTCCCCGTGCCTCCTGCGCCCAGCTCCCCGCCCCCGCTGTGGGCCGGCCTGGCCAAGCAGGGCCTGTCCATGAAGACGCTGCTGGAGCTGCAGCTGGAGGGCGAGCGGCACCTGCACAAGCAGCCCCCGCCTCGGGAGCCATCGCGGGCTCAGGCCCCCAACCACCGCGTG CAGGGCGGGGGCCTGGGCTCCGCCCCCCTGAGCCAGTGGGTATCTGAGGCCGGGCCACTGTGGGCCGGGCCCGACAAGAGCGGGGGCAGCAGCGGCCTGGGACTCTGGGAAGACACCCTCAAGAGCAGCGGGAGCCTGGCCCGGAGCCTGGGCCTGAAGAACAGCCGCAGCAGCCCCTCTCTCAG TGACTCGTACAGCCACTTGTCTGGTCGGCCTGTGCGCAAAaagacagaggaggaagagaagctgCTGAAGCTGCTGCAGGGCATCCCCCGGCCCCAGGATGGCTTCACCCAGTGGTGTGAGCAGATGCTGCACACGCTGAGCACCACGGGCAGCCTGGACG TGCCCATGGCTGTAGCGATCCTCAAGGAGGTGGAATCCCCCTATGACGTCCACGACTATATCCGTTCCTGCCTGGGGGACACGCTGGAAGCCAAAGAATTTGCCAAACAATTCCTGGAGCGGAGGGCCAAGCAGAAGGCCAgccagcagcggcagcagcagcag GAGGCTTGGCTGAGCAGCGGCTCCCTGCAGACAGCCTTTCAGACCAACCACAGCACCAAGCTCGGCCCCGGAGAGGGCAGCAAGGCCAAGAGGCGGGCGCTGATGCTGCACTCGGACCCCAGCATCTTGG GGTACTCCCTGCACGGACCTTCTGGTGAGATCGAGAGCGTGGATGACTACTGA